Proteins from one Vibrio coralliirubri genomic window:
- a CDS encoding phosphopantetheine-binding protein, producing the protein MENLELDSLTKAEFAFLIEGELDITLDDEVLRNATSVGSLLEKIPGVKD; encoded by the coding sequence ATGGAAAACCTAGAGCTAGACTCATTGACGAAAGCAGAATTTGCGTTTTTGATTGAAGGTGAACTCGATATTACATTAGATGACGAAGTTTTGCGAAACGCCACGAGTGTCGGTTCTTTGCTTGAGAAAATTCCCGGAGTAAAAGACTAG
- a CDS encoding IS5 family transposase gives MPKPRYKTTNWKQYNRSLINRGSLTFWIDEEAISGWAQSKQNKRGRPRRFSDLAITTALMVKRVFSMPLRALQGFIDSIFRLAHVPLSCPHYTCISRRAKQVEVSFKTKTRGAIQHLAIDATGLKVYGEGEWKVKKHGTDGKRRVWRKLHIAVDTNTHEIIAAELSLSTVTDGEVLPNLLKQTRRSILEVSGDGAYDTRACHAAIKIKGAIALIPPREGAAFWERGHPRNFAVGCQKLYDSNKYWKERYGYHKRSLSETAMYRVKQLLGGKLSLRNYNAQVGETYAMIKALNKLTGLGMPETCRID, from the coding sequence ATGCCTAAGCCTCGTTATAAAACAACCAACTGGAAGCAATACAACCGATCACTCATTAACCGTGGTTCTCTGACTTTTTGGATTGATGAAGAAGCAATAAGCGGATGGGCGCAAAGCAAACAGAATAAGCGCGGTAGGCCGCGTCGGTTCAGTGATTTAGCTATCACGACAGCACTCATGGTCAAACGAGTTTTTTCTATGCCATTGAGAGCGCTGCAAGGATTTATCGACTCGATATTTAGGTTAGCCCATGTACCGTTAAGTTGTCCGCATTACACCTGCATCAGTCGTAGAGCCAAGCAAGTTGAGGTTTCATTTAAGACTAAAACGAGAGGAGCGATACAGCACCTAGCCATTGATGCTACTGGCCTTAAGGTTTATGGCGAAGGTGAATGGAAAGTCAAAAAACATGGGACGGATGGCAAGCGTAGAGTCTGGCGAAAGCTGCATATTGCAGTCGATACCAACACTCATGAGATCATTGCCGCCGAGCTAAGTTTATCGACGGTTACAGATGGAGAAGTACTCCCGAACTTACTGAAACAAACACGCCGAAGTATCCTTGAGGTGTCTGGTGATGGCGCTTACGACACGAGAGCGTGTCACGCTGCTATTAAGATTAAGGGAGCTATTGCGCTTATTCCCCCAAGAGAAGGGGCTGCCTTCTGGGAGCGTGGTCACCCTCGAAATTTCGCCGTGGGTTGCCAGAAATTATACGACTCAAATAAGTATTGGAAAGAGCGGTATGGATACCACAAACGTTCACTCTCAGAAACAGCGATGTATCGAGTTAAACAGTTGCTAGGAGGGAAACTGAGCTTAAGAAATTACAATGCCCAGGTGGGTGAAACTTACGCGATGATAAAAGCGTTGAACAAGCTTACTGGGTTAGGTATGCCTGAAACTTGTCGTATTGACTAA
- a CDS encoding dermonecrotic toxin domain-containing protein, whose protein sequence is MTSNNPALAKDNVSVNTSSPFESLPPFDKAWRLDFAKDYAHMILSLPDPIRVASDKIKEVLTQHGYHDIDPDAVFYHHFDGAQSSHRTYNGWAHYEHPSESYTLTQAVMLNAFSRYRDSYPGTINVDTGIYTQGATGEAFDEKNEVRLLSSTLWNIAYDELDIQGVYSEALTTFWSENTTRYTQLVRDSYAFSAYQQYHHGLLNQAQYQLAIAILSSSQRREVSVYRFDVYGYDSTDILLIDSKDGQGGLLYTPGAQQPFWAYRSERQLKKHLFKSLRSPSNRKHLQSHFSLYLRQDGATYSGVDKALKAFATDNWSEGYMMMKRHRIDGNVFARMTEQMKARLVSDGDTMIKSDLEAQRDYLLSVAYSVMTLLPVVDVIAPEMGIPLNIGLSANLFGLSLDKALHGDTLQERLEGTKMSSINAAIIGATTLLPALAQYGRALAEATEIATESLPNVIVANSGFPIEEMEGFTSMPRLIVHPQTSEELLGVKLTNSGRSTLLRSDGFAYYREVDASSGRLMTDTRIVRTVNPDTGEVQWLENAGLRGGGDVVNNDVTSESERSTLPELLLPEDLPERPGMGGSGYADMGGGREEEALRDFFELEQKVDPYAYLTDVDKLHEVSARAQQEIRSLPFYRNYDPEVRGSLVFRGDNRLPDELFHSGFNRKVEPIEYIRHAHHTRGIRGVISTTTDQRIAVNYALHNQRGYVYAIELNHGGKSVDTLLRGESLSEIATLNIPPEDIMFALGPFSGAETSYSTLIESEELRTAELMINPHSQASLEVAERAFEKIKATLKYPLSPEMSFSERYINRADLFWHETEASLPMYH, encoded by the coding sequence ATGACGTCAAACAATCCCGCTCTTGCTAAGGATAACGTCAGTGTTAACACCTCTTCACCGTTTGAGTCCCTCCCTCCCTTTGATAAAGCGTGGCGACTTGATTTTGCGAAAGATTACGCGCACATGATCCTTTCCTTGCCAGACCCTATACGAGTGGCGTCAGATAAGATAAAAGAAGTATTAACTCAACACGGGTACCATGATATTGATCCTGATGCGGTTTTTTATCACCACTTTGACGGGGCACAGAGCAGTCATCGAACTTATAATGGTTGGGCTCATTACGAGCACCCAAGCGAATCTTATACACTCACTCAAGCGGTTATGCTCAATGCATTCAGTCGTTATCGAGACTCGTATCCTGGCACCATCAATGTTGATACTGGGATCTATACACAAGGCGCGACTGGTGAAGCGTTCGATGAAAAAAATGAAGTCCGCTTACTTTCGTCGACCCTGTGGAATATCGCTTACGACGAGTTAGATATTCAAGGCGTTTATAGTGAGGCGTTAACAACGTTTTGGTCGGAGAATACAACACGCTACACCCAACTAGTGAGAGACAGTTACGCCTTTTCAGCCTATCAGCAGTACCATCATGGTTTGCTCAACCAAGCTCAGTATCAACTCGCCATCGCCATACTCTCTTCTTCTCAAAGAAGAGAGGTCAGTGTGTATCGTTTTGATGTCTACGGTTATGACTCGACTGATATCTTATTGATTGATTCTAAAGACGGCCAAGGGGGCTTGCTCTATACTCCAGGCGCTCAACAACCATTTTGGGCATACCGCAGTGAACGTCAGCTCAAAAAACACTTATTCAAGAGTTTAAGAAGTCCCTCAAACCGAAAACATTTACAGTCACATTTCAGCCTTTATTTAAGGCAAGATGGCGCAACGTATTCCGGTGTGGATAAGGCCTTAAAAGCATTTGCCACTGATAATTGGTCGGAGGGCTATATGATGATGAAGCGTCATCGTATCGACGGGAATGTGTTTGCTCGAATGACGGAACAGATGAAAGCGCGTTTAGTCAGTGACGGAGATACCATGATCAAATCCGATCTTGAGGCACAACGCGATTACCTACTTTCTGTGGCTTATAGCGTCATGACCCTATTGCCGGTGGTTGATGTTATTGCTCCTGAGATGGGTATTCCATTGAACATTGGTTTGAGCGCAAACCTGTTTGGGTTGAGTCTTGACAAAGCGTTACACGGTGACACATTGCAAGAACGTTTAGAAGGCACAAAGATGAGCTCAATCAACGCCGCGATAATTGGAGCGACGACGCTTTTGCCCGCCCTTGCTCAATATGGTCGTGCATTAGCAGAAGCGACTGAAATTGCGACAGAGTCTCTCCCTAATGTTATTGTGGCCAACTCTGGTTTTCCCATCGAAGAGATGGAAGGATTCACCTCGATGCCTCGTTTAATCGTGCACCCTCAAACAAGCGAAGAGCTTTTAGGTGTCAAGCTAACCAATAGTGGTCGAAGTACTTTACTTCGTTCAGATGGGTTTGCTTATTATCGCGAAGTCGATGCTTCTAGTGGGCGATTAATGACGGACACGCGTATCGTCAGAACCGTTAACCCTGATACTGGAGAAGTACAATGGCTAGAAAATGCTGGGCTAAGAGGGGGAGGTGATGTCGTCAACAATGATGTGACTTCTGAAAGCGAAAGAAGTACGTTACCTGAACTGTTATTACCGGAAGATTTACCAGAACGCCCTGGCATGGGTGGGTCTGGCTATGCTGATATGGGGGGAGGAAGAGAAGAGGAAGCATTGAGAGATTTTTTCGAGCTAGAGCAGAAGGTCGACCCCTATGCTTACCTAACCGACGTCGATAAGCTTCATGAAGTGAGTGCTAGAGCACAGCAGGAAATTCGCTCCCTTCCATTTTATCGCAATTACGATCCCGAGGTGAGAGGCTCATTAGTCTTTCGAGGCGATAACCGTCTACCGGATGAGCTATTTCACTCTGGTTTCAATCGTAAAGTAGAGCCAATTGAGTATATTAGGCATGCTCACCATACTCGTGGGATCCGCGGCGTGATTTCAACCACAACCGATCAACGTATTGCGGTCAACTACGCATTACATAATCAACGTGGCTATGTGTATGCGATAGAGTTGAATCATGGTGGAAAGTCGGTGGATACGTTGTTGAGAGGTGAGTCTCTTAGTGAGATTGCGACCTTAAATATTCCGCCAGAAGACATTATGTTCGCACTAGGACCTTTCTCAGGTGCTGAAACGTCGTACTCAACATTAATAGAGAGCGAAGAACTTAGAACGGCGGAACTGATGATTAATCCTCATTCACAGGCTTCATTAGAAGTGGCAGAAAGGGCTTTCGAGAAGATAAAAGCCACGTTGAAGTACCCACTCAGTCCGGAGATGTCTTTTAGCGAACGATACATAAACAGAGCCGATTTATTTTGGCATGAGACTGAAGCTTCACTGCCTATGTATCATTAA
- a CDS encoding NAD(P)-binding protein yields the protein MTCDVIKETGVIACNNVTPLRSKVAIFGAGISGLAMAHNCVKHGFDVAIYDKELFTGGKCIGAVDESGAVHELTHRQFFAKNHNLINFLKEIPSGSGSCLDSLYPQELVQFSWAQSNKTMQFQRGYFTRLEKLWDDAKSAYSMIYAQVSLTDTLWFKQQLQKPYTTEALLGVSVSDFFSYDSRPRLAAFLRPVLLGWIGATDNTPALAVLDLLNNKVGELHGLAPEAYSLGMREPISDALISPLTHYLQKQGVQFHLGHKVKSLYPNKARTRIDGVLLQGERSVQADFYVLALPAHVTQSLLSEISSALSYEFVLSHGFQFYFSRRPDALKGRTVGLVLDSPWGLSYHVTTRSHSKGETTCLSVTATALDKARGLLYQKPMLSCTEDQVRDELLYQVLGRLDLLEHPAYQGFRVGLGAKMVTPEELKTLYADHFYGDAVINERGQARHWVLQHALTQPTSQNTLTTTVQNFSNVFLSGEYLSDPRQTWRVPVTLERCIETANLCMMDLAERAAYDKEQNA from the coding sequence ATGACTTGTGATGTCATTAAAGAAACGGGAGTCATAGCTTGTAACAACGTGACTCCTTTACGTTCCAAAGTTGCCATTTTCGGGGCGGGTATTTCTGGCTTAGCAATGGCTCATAATTGTGTCAAACACGGTTTTGATGTTGCCATTTACGACAAAGAGCTCTTCACCGGAGGTAAGTGTATCGGAGCGGTCGATGAGAGCGGTGCGGTTCACGAACTCACTCATCGGCAGTTTTTTGCGAAAAATCATAATTTGATTAATTTTCTGAAAGAGATCCCTTCGGGCTCTGGAAGTTGTTTGGATTCGCTTTACCCTCAGGAGCTCGTCCAGTTTTCGTGGGCACAAAGTAACAAGACAATGCAGTTTCAACGCGGCTACTTTACCCGCTTGGAAAAGTTATGGGATGATGCAAAATCCGCTTATTCAATGATTTACGCTCAAGTATCATTGACGGATACGCTCTGGTTTAAGCAACAATTACAAAAGCCTTACACAACGGAGGCGTTACTTGGTGTTTCTGTGAGTGACTTTTTCTCCTATGACTCCAGGCCGCGACTGGCAGCTTTCCTCCGACCGGTATTATTAGGTTGGATTGGAGCCACCGACAATACACCAGCCTTGGCGGTGTTGGATTTGCTCAATAATAAAGTGGGAGAGTTGCACGGTTTAGCCCCCGAAGCGTACAGTTTGGGGATGAGGGAGCCGATTAGCGATGCACTTATCTCCCCACTGACTCATTACCTACAAAAGCAAGGTGTTCAATTTCACCTTGGTCATAAAGTGAAATCTCTTTATCCCAATAAAGCTCGAACTCGTATAGACGGCGTCCTTTTGCAAGGTGAACGTTCCGTTCAGGCCGATTTTTACGTGTTGGCACTCCCAGCTCACGTTACCCAGTCTCTACTTTCAGAGATAAGCTCTGCGTTGAGTTATGAATTCGTACTGAGCCACGGGTTTCAGTTTTATTTTTCTCGAAGACCTGACGCATTGAAGGGCAGGACAGTTGGTTTGGTACTCGATTCTCCGTGGGGATTGAGCTATCACGTGACTACTCGCTCTCACTCAAAAGGGGAGACAACGTGCCTGTCAGTGACGGCAACGGCACTCGATAAAGCTCGAGGTCTCCTCTACCAAAAACCGATGCTGTCCTGCACTGAAGATCAAGTGAGAGATGAACTATTGTATCAAGTTCTTGGGCGATTAGACTTATTAGAGCACCCTGCTTACCAAGGATTTAGGGTGGGCCTCGGTGCGAAAATGGTCACGCCAGAAGAGTTAAAAACCCTATATGCCGATCACTTTTATGGCGATGCCGTTATTAATGAACGAGGACAGGCTCGCCATTGGGTTCTGCAACACGCGTTAACTCAACCGACCTCTCAGAATACACTGACGACCACTGTGCAAAACTTCTCGAACGTTTTCTTAAGCGGGGAATATTTGTCGGACCCGAGACAAACTTGGCGAGTGCCTGTGACATTAGAGCGATGCATTGAAACAGCCAACCTGTGTATGATGGATCTAGCCGAGCGCGCGGCCTACGATAAGGAGCAAAATGCATGA
- a CDS encoding type IV conjugative transfer system pilin TraA, translating into MHLLSTFKGNQMKNKTLRFHCPLTYWRHFCTLLTVYFACASPAYADDLFASGKDTVTNTVGTGSSGEFYILVAGLIGGIIVGIIQKNWVGGIIGFFVGVVFWEVGKGFVGL; encoded by the coding sequence GTGCACCTTTTATCTACATTTAAAGGTAACCAAATGAAAAATAAAACATTACGCTTTCACTGCCCTCTAACGTATTGGCGTCACTTTTGTACGCTCCTGACCGTCTACTTTGCCTGTGCATCACCCGCTTACGCCGATGACCTTTTTGCCAGTGGTAAAGATACTGTAACCAATACGGTCGGAACGGGGTCTTCTGGCGAATTCTACATTTTAGTGGCTGGCCTGATTGGCGGCATCATCGTGGGCATCATTCAAAAGAACTGGGTGGGTGGCATCATCGGTTTTTTCGTTGGCGTGGTGTTCTGGGAAGTCGGTAAAGGGTTTGTAGGCTTATAA
- the traL gene encoding type IV conjugative transfer system protein TraL — translation MDHQDKQTLFTFPNYLQTDVKMVGFPIDEMLPSILLFLMLFNINRLVAVAVCIGFFLTIRSLKVRHGPKFIIHFIHWYGDDTANKTIFKRTPPATKKYWIY, via the coding sequence ATGGATCATCAAGACAAACAAACCCTCTTCACTTTTCCAAACTACTTACAAACCGACGTCAAAATGGTCGGATTTCCAATCGATGAAATGCTCCCTTCTATCTTGTTGTTTTTGATGTTGTTCAACATCAATCGGTTGGTCGCAGTCGCCGTGTGTATCGGCTTTTTCCTCACCATTCGCAGCTTAAAAGTCCGACACGGCCCCAAATTCATCATTCACTTCATCCACTGGTATGGGGATGACACGGCGAATAAAACCATTTTTAAACGCACGCCCCCCGCCACAAAAAAATATTGGATTTACTGA
- the traE gene encoding type IV conjugative transfer system protein TraE: MLNEHNGEALKAARFLNYVLTAVVLITALGVAGLSFALLSQSQAEKRTVVPPHIDRAFTISSDAVDEAYLSMMADWWIHLKFNVTPSNVKRQFNLLITYVPPKYWSGLQDKLIREAEFIIENDVTSFFEVDTLSINLNEMKIRVKGTLNKTIAGRALDPEPVTYLLQADYSSGLIELHSIVQEVPL, encoded by the coding sequence ATGCTCAATGAACATAACGGCGAGGCGCTTAAAGCGGCTCGCTTTCTCAATTACGTCCTCACCGCGGTGGTGTTGATCACCGCCTTAGGAGTCGCTGGGTTGAGTTTTGCTTTATTAAGTCAAAGCCAAGCGGAAAAGCGCACCGTCGTGCCACCTCATATCGACCGAGCGTTTACGATCTCAAGCGATGCGGTTGATGAAGCGTATCTTTCTATGATGGCCGATTGGTGGATACACCTAAAATTTAATGTCACGCCCTCTAATGTTAAACGTCAATTCAACTTACTCATTACCTACGTGCCGCCTAAATACTGGAGCGGCTTACAAGACAAGTTGATACGAGAAGCCGAATTTATCATCGAGAACGACGTCACCAGTTTTTTTGAAGTTGACACGCTATCTATCAATCTCAATGAAATGAAAATACGGGTCAAAGGCACGCTCAACAAAACCATCGCGGGACGCGCACTCGACCCTGAGCCCGTCACCTATTTACTCCAGGCCGATTACTCAAGTGGCTTGATTGAACTTCACAGCATCGTTCAGGAGGTACCATTATGA
- the traK gene encoding type-F conjugative transfer system secretin TraK, with amino-acid sequence MKTHFISIVATLLLSPILSYANTITAKTYYFEQNDTIVLPLSSVNTNRLVVKDDKILNLHCPRGFCLAKANQRDQSGSISVKLNIALPFTAHVTTEKGKNFSLFINPKAVPAVVNEFISLRSTAEKSVFEKDLEYPLALGQLTKQMIHWQRSKTPIPGFRVHPIDPDTLPKDTSPLAIIPQTLFVGRPFSGLIYQVKNQSSDTVTLTEAQFYSYASRSASLDRYTLAPGESTHLYIITGGH; translated from the coding sequence ATGAAAACACACTTCATTTCTATTGTTGCTACTTTGTTGTTGTCCCCCATCCTCAGCTACGCCAATACGATTACCGCAAAAACCTACTATTTTGAGCAAAATGACACCATTGTGTTACCGTTATCCTCAGTCAACACCAATCGTTTAGTGGTGAAAGACGACAAGATATTAAACCTTCATTGCCCTAGAGGATTTTGTCTCGCTAAAGCCAATCAACGAGACCAATCAGGCTCGATTAGCGTTAAACTCAACATCGCCTTGCCTTTTACCGCGCACGTCACCACAGAAAAAGGCAAAAATTTCTCGCTTTTTATCAACCCAAAAGCCGTCCCAGCGGTGGTCAATGAGTTTATTTCTCTTCGCTCTACTGCAGAGAAAAGTGTCTTTGAAAAAGATCTCGAATACCCTTTGGCCTTGGGGCAACTCACCAAACAAATGATACATTGGCAGCGCTCCAAGACGCCTATTCCTGGTTTTCGTGTCCATCCGATTGACCCTGACACTCTCCCCAAAGACACGTCACCACTGGCCATTATTCCGCAAACCCTCTTTGTAGGTCGGCCTTTCTCCGGGCTTATTTATCAAGTTAAAAATCAATCCAGTGACACCGTCACCCTTACTGAGGCGCAATTTTACAGTTACGCCAGCCGGAGTGCCTCACTTGATCGTTATACCTTGGCCCCAGGTGAATCTACCCATCTGTACATCATCACAGGAGGACACTAA
- a CDS encoding TraB/VirB10 family protein, protein MRRFKQWLLRESDLEDGVNANKQSKQRNQILSLLAIALLVAIFFAFKAFKQPRSSLDIAQEVVDFAPNFGEIITDDFTDKDNRSALTLQGQDIEDVKEKMENLNRDVERLITSNENTLAQMKKENETLRAEIRNNQEAQRTVALPSPSASKEASHLTVMGDPAPFGSRPLPPKPLPSYATNDLQKESFQYSNADKASFDDQGQAFDSFDFFWTASSESAYQRTVDNYVPSGTFVTAKITGGADANAGAFGQSDTAPIVFQTVHEGVLPNGEKSHLKDCTIIGSVYGDLSSSRGVARTHTLSCIRDGRILDIPVQGTVFNFGRNGIRGTSILRNGKIVQMAGISGILTGLGETGAGLASTTSTSALGSTSSINSEDVGLSLLGNATSEVGSKLSDYYIALAELYHPFIEISPGGIVNIVFTKGFPLDDEEAIKRYVDRQEKEQAKPDTLLETITLNPLAAEVNQQLN, encoded by the coding sequence ATGAGACGATTTAAACAGTGGCTTTTAAGAGAGTCGGACTTAGAAGATGGAGTCAATGCCAATAAGCAAAGTAAGCAGCGCAACCAAATCCTCAGCTTGTTGGCCATTGCGCTCTTGGTCGCGATCTTTTTTGCATTTAAAGCCTTTAAACAACCTCGTTCCTCGCTTGATATTGCGCAAGAAGTCGTTGACTTTGCGCCCAATTTTGGGGAAATCATTACTGATGATTTTACCGACAAAGACAACCGATCGGCCCTGACCTTGCAAGGTCAAGACATTGAAGACGTCAAAGAGAAGATGGAAAACCTCAATCGAGACGTCGAACGTTTGATAACGAGCAATGAAAACACGCTCGCACAAATGAAAAAAGAGAACGAAACCTTACGCGCTGAAATACGCAATAATCAAGAAGCGCAGCGCACCGTCGCCTTGCCATCACCGTCAGCCTCGAAGGAAGCCAGTCACCTGACCGTCATGGGAGATCCGGCGCCATTTGGTTCGCGCCCTCTTCCTCCCAAACCTTTGCCCTCTTACGCCACCAATGATCTGCAAAAAGAGAGCTTTCAATACAGCAACGCCGATAAGGCCTCGTTTGATGACCAAGGACAAGCGTTTGACTCGTTTGATTTTTTTTGGACAGCCTCTTCAGAGTCAGCCTACCAACGCACCGTTGACAATTACGTCCCGTCGGGCACCTTTGTGACCGCTAAAATCACCGGTGGCGCGGATGCCAATGCCGGGGCGTTCGGCCAAAGTGATACCGCCCCCATCGTGTTTCAAACCGTGCATGAAGGCGTGTTGCCCAATGGAGAAAAGAGCCACCTCAAAGACTGCACCATCATTGGAAGCGTGTACGGAGACCTCTCTTCGAGTCGTGGCGTGGCCCGCACTCACACCCTCAGCTGCATTCGGGACGGTCGCATTTTAGACATTCCTGTACAAGGCACCGTCTTTAACTTTGGTCGCAATGGCATCCGTGGTACTTCGATTTTACGTAACGGCAAAATCGTCCAAATGGCGGGAATCTCAGGCATCTTAACCGGACTGGGAGAGACGGGAGCGGGATTGGCCAGCACCACCTCGACCTCAGCGCTGGGCTCAACGTCCAGCATCAACAGCGAAGATGTGGGGTTAAGTTTATTGGGCAATGCCACCTCAGAAGTAGGGAGCAAGCTTTCGGATTACTACATTGCCTTAGCCGAGTTATACCACCCCTTCATCGAAATCAGTCCAGGGGGCATCGTGAATATCGTCTTTACGAAAGGGTTCCCTCTCGATGATGAGGAGGCGATCAAACGCTATGTTGATCGTCAGGAAAAAGAGCAAGCAAAACCGGACACCCTTTTAGAAACCATCACTCTCAACCCTCTTGCGGCAGAAGTTAACCAACAATTAAATTAA
- the traV gene encoding type IV conjugative transfer system lipoprotein TraV encodes MTIKLFTALLISALAGCSAGFQDEFSCKKIGGTPGCASMDEIRNISTHPTSQRAIEANVLASHPFVLLPRRTREGHPMRTQDTVRKVVIFPFTSDDTTTYLDTMDIYIVLDESTWTGRPVQAIKKD; translated from the coding sequence ATGACTATCAAGCTTTTCACCGCGCTGCTTATCAGCGCCCTCGCCGGCTGCTCGGCGGGCTTTCAGGACGAATTCAGTTGCAAAAAAATCGGCGGAACACCCGGCTGCGCCAGCATGGATGAAATTCGAAATATCTCAACTCACCCAACCTCACAACGCGCCATCGAGGCGAACGTTCTGGCTTCCCATCCTTTTGTTTTACTGCCAAGACGCACACGTGAAGGCCATCCTATGCGAACCCAAGACACGGTTAGGAAGGTGGTGATTTTTCCTTTTACTTCGGATGACACCACCACTTACCTCGACACGATGGATATTTACATTGTGTTAGACGAGTCTACCTGGACAGGTCGCCCTGTTCAGGCTATCAAGAAGGATTAA
- a CDS encoding TrbI F-type domain-containing protein — MKSIRHTCLVYALLAIALMMSTLIAIKLNTAPQIVVFDIEQTLSQYQDQLIEANLGDHEHSARLATFDTELRRLLKEYAHSHHLVILVPGALISGAPDRTTEIQHYVIEALKKES; from the coding sequence ATGAAATCCATCCGTCACACCTGTCTTGTCTATGCCTTGTTGGCTATAGCGTTAATGATGTCCACCCTGATAGCCATCAAGCTCAATACGGCGCCTCAAATCGTGGTCTTCGATATCGAACAAACGTTATCGCAATATCAAGACCAACTCATTGAAGCCAATCTCGGCGATCATGAGCACAGCGCACGACTGGCGACCTTTGATACGGAACTCAGGCGCCTCTTGAAGGAATACGCGCATTCGCACCACCTCGTGATCCTCGTGCCAGGCGCGCTCATCAGCGGCGCGCCAGATAGAACCACCGAGATCCAACATTACGTTATTGAGGCGCTTAAAAAGGAGTCATGA
- the traW gene encoding type-F conjugative transfer system protein TraW has protein sequence MIVHGHSSITPTALLKVVSVTLLTLAPTALGQQFGRQGELFPIAEVDMLQWIHSRLTHLEVTGETAKMQQQFVESVENSVRRPPPVEGLTTTTAPNTFYIDPSLKLATDIKDAQGNLLYAKGLVINPFDTDTWPIDIPKHSFDYSHVIVFLDGDDPRQRAWAKQYRADKPIKWTLTNGSPENVAKEFDARIYFDQQGHYSRQFQLSHIPSLIEQDGARWKITEIDVTPFTSAMNKSETTTK, from the coding sequence ATGATTGTTCACGGTCATTCATCCATCACACCCACCGCACTCTTAAAAGTGGTCAGTGTCACTTTACTTACCCTCGCCCCTACCGCGCTTGGTCAACAGTTTGGGCGTCAAGGCGAACTGTTTCCTATTGCAGAAGTCGACATGCTGCAATGGATTCACAGCCGATTGACACACTTAGAAGTCACGGGAGAAACCGCAAAGATGCAGCAGCAGTTTGTAGAGAGCGTAGAAAATAGCGTGCGAAGACCCCCTCCCGTTGAAGGGTTGACCACCACCACCGCGCCCAACACCTTTTACATCGACCCATCATTAAAGCTGGCCACTGATATCAAAGATGCACAAGGCAACCTCCTTTATGCCAAAGGCCTCGTCATCAACCCCTTTGATACCGACACTTGGCCAATCGACATTCCCAAACACTCATTCGATTACTCGCATGTGATTGTCTTTCTTGATGGTGACGACCCAAGACAGCGCGCTTGGGCTAAACAATACCGCGCAGATAAGCCGATAAAATGGACCCTCACCAACGGCAGTCCAGAAAACGTCGCCAAGGAGTTTGACGCCCGAATTTATTTTGACCAACAAGGTCACTACAGCCGTCAATTTCAACTCTCACACATTCCTTCACTGATTGAACAAGACGGGGCGCGGTGGAAGATCACCGAAATCGATGTGACGCCGTTCACCTCGGCCATGAACAAGAGTGAGACGACAACAAAATAA